Proteins encoded within one genomic window of Streptomyces kaniharaensis:
- a CDS encoding AAA family ATPase, whose amino-acid sequence MSVLPDAPADPIPALTPQEAGEHARAVLEEIERAVVGKPEALRLVLLGALAGGHVLIEDLPGLGKTLLARSFATTLGLDFRRIQFTPDLLPSDVTGAPFYERGSGEMVFRPGPLFTQLLLADEINRTPPKTQAALLEAMAEGQVSVDGATRTLPQPFLVIATANPIEYEGTYALPEAQLDRFLVRVRMGYLPVGTEAAMLRARLDRAAPEAVLRAVSSPAELLAMRAAVERVEVDDDLVEYVVALVDATRNDRQIQVGASPRGGLALIQLARARAMLEGRDYLTPEDVKALAVPALAHRITLAPELWVRQIEADDVVTRLVDSVPAPQTLPRAAVR is encoded by the coding sequence ATGTCCGTCCTTCCCGACGCCCCCGCCGATCCGATACCCGCGCTGACCCCGCAGGAGGCCGGTGAGCACGCCCGCGCGGTGCTCGAGGAGATCGAGCGGGCCGTGGTCGGCAAGCCCGAGGCGCTGCGGCTGGTGCTGCTCGGCGCCCTGGCCGGTGGGCACGTCCTGATCGAGGACCTGCCCGGGCTCGGCAAGACCCTGCTGGCGCGCTCGTTCGCCACCACCCTCGGCCTGGACTTCCGTCGGATCCAGTTCACCCCCGACCTGCTGCCCTCGGACGTCACCGGCGCCCCCTTCTACGAGCGCGGCAGCGGCGAGATGGTCTTCCGGCCCGGCCCGCTCTTCACCCAGCTGCTGCTGGCCGACGAGATCAACCGGACCCCGCCCAAGACCCAGGCCGCCCTGCTGGAGGCGATGGCCGAGGGCCAGGTCTCCGTCGACGGCGCCACCCGGACCCTGCCGCAGCCCTTCCTGGTGATCGCCACCGCCAACCCGATCGAGTACGAGGGCACCTACGCCCTGCCCGAGGCCCAGCTGGACCGGTTCCTGGTCCGCGTGCGCATGGGCTACCTTCCGGTCGGCACTGAGGCCGCGATGCTGCGCGCCCGGCTCGACCGGGCCGCGCCGGAGGCGGTGCTCCGGGCCGTCAGCAGCCCCGCCGAACTGCTCGCCATGCGTGCGGCGGTGGAGCGGGTGGAGGTCGACGACGACCTGGTCGAGTACGTGGTCGCCCTCGTCGACGCCACCCGCAACGACCGGCAGATCCAGGTCGGCGCCTCGCCCCGCGGCGGCCTCGCCCTGATCCAACTCGCCCGGGCCCGAGCCATGCTGGAGGGTCGCGACTACCTGACTCCGGAGGACGTCAAGGCGCTCGCCGTCCCCGCCCTGGCCCACCGCATCACGCTCGCACCGGAGTTGTGGGTCCGACAGATCGAGGCGGACGACGTGGTCACACGCCTGGTCGACTCCGTCCCGGCGCCGCAGACCCTGCCCCGCGCGGCCGTCCGGTGA
- a CDS encoding DUF4129 domain-containing protein: MPLCTGRRGGRAVGVLLVVVGLVAAAVALRSDGGLLGRASAGPVTTIGLVVLLGLGWAVLVGRFAVRFREEVRTLDGPTPQAERLREAAALLLPLAAGAVPVLMLVFHSRVGAGLTLPHPVPLPSLSPKPQPAAHAPWPQVPVEAGGLLGGMFAALLGVLALAAVALAVTLLALLRRRRAGRPAAPAPLAAAPTRQEEVLAEAVASGRRALEGGDARAAVIACYAAMEGSLAASGVARKASESPTELLERALADRRVDAVPARKLTALFREARYSTHELDENHVRRARAALDEIAAGLADAADVTGVGDER; this comes from the coding sequence GTGCCGTTGTGTACGGGTCGGCGGGGCGGCCGGGCGGTGGGGGTGCTGCTGGTCGTCGTCGGCCTGGTGGCGGCCGCGGTGGCGCTGCGGTCGGACGGGGGGCTGCTGGGGAGGGCCTCGGCCGGGCCGGTGACCACGATCGGGCTGGTGGTGCTGCTGGGGCTGGGCTGGGCGGTGCTGGTCGGACGGTTCGCGGTGCGGTTCCGCGAAGAGGTGCGGACGCTGGACGGGCCGACGCCGCAGGCGGAGCGGCTGCGGGAGGCGGCCGCGCTGCTACTGCCGCTGGCCGCCGGCGCGGTGCCGGTGCTGATGCTGGTGTTCCACTCCCGGGTCGGCGCCGGGCTCACCCTGCCGCACCCGGTACCGCTGCCCTCGCTCAGCCCCAAACCACAGCCGGCCGCACACGCGCCGTGGCCGCAGGTGCCGGTGGAGGCGGGCGGGCTGCTCGGGGGAATGTTCGCGGCCCTACTGGGGGTACTGGCCCTGGCGGCGGTCGCTCTCGCGGTCACCCTCCTCGCGCTGCTGCGTCGCCGACGGGCGGGCCGACCTGCGGCGCCCGCGCCCTTGGCCGCCGCGCCGACACGACAGGAGGAGGTCCTCGCCGAGGCCGTCGCCTCCGGACGCAGGGCGCTGGAGGGCGGGGACGCACGGGCGGCGGTCATCGCGTGCTACGCGGCGATGGAGGGCTCGTTGGCGGCCTCCGGGGTCGCACGGAAGGCGTCGGAGAGCCCGACGGAGCTGCTGGAGCGGGCGCTTGCCGACCGGCGGGTCGACGCCGTGCCGGCACGGAAGCTCACCGCGCTGTTCCGGGAGGCCCGGTACTCCACTCACGAGCTGGACGAGAACCATGTACGCCGAGCCCGGGCAGCACTGGACGAGATCGCCGCCGGGCTCGCGGACGCCGCGGACGTGACGGGGGTCGGCGATGAACGGTGA